AGGCATGATAAATCTcgaaatatttcaaataattatgaacataaaagagacattaaaaatagaagTTATGGTCGTTCAGGTGAAAATAATACCCATAGATCCATGCGACCAAACAATATGAATTCtcaaaataacaataataattttggtAACTATAATAGAGGTAATCATGACAGTGGGTCATACAATAATGTTATGAACAagtcatataataataataatcgtGGAACTAGCCATAATCATGGTCATAATATGATGGgctataataataaaggatCTCGAAATAGCATGCACAAGTCAGGTGATATTAGAAGAGATCTAAAAAGTATCGATGGACGAAGTGATACAAGAGGAGGAGGGGGAAGAAGTCAAGCAAGAAgtgatttttataataataataatagatatgataataaaaatataaaaagacgAAGAGATGATTCATTTGATAATAGACgagatgaagaaaatgataattattcaaatagaaggtttgataaaaaaataaggaaTAATGATTATGATATGAAATCTCGAATAAACGATggaaaaaatcaaaaaaaatattctagAAATAATACAGAAATGCAAGATCCTTATGCATCTACAAAagattcaaataaatattatgatacatcaaataatggaaaaaattctgaaaaaaaaaactggAAATTTCCACCACCACCACCAAATATTCCTCCTTTATATGATGGCCAATctcaaaaaagaaacagCAGCTTTTATCATGGAAACGATGATTATTagatataaagaaaaaggtcaatccatttttatgtttttagGATGGACTTTCCGAATTACCTTtcttttactttttaaagATAGCGTAGTAAAAATTGTGCAATAAATAAGATACAAATTCGCAAGGGActtacaaatataataaataaatttgaaatGCGAAACGAAttgtttaattaaaatgatatttttaaattaaaccATTGTTAAAATgcttttcctttttttctgcattttttcattattattaatgtcactattaattatttttcctgttttttttttttttttttttttataaccaACTGTCTGTTCTAATTGGacacatatattatggATAGACCcatattgtttattttttcaaccACGAGACAAAATAAcattaattgttttttcatttaattattaaataataatttattccattttttataagcaAAATTTTTAGTAACATGGGGTTTTGCatatttcttcttttaataaattttaaagaagTTCATTTCTAAGGGTAAGCATGTTTGCCTTTGGAGTACAAAATAGCTCTTTACACTTTTTGTTTCTCCCAATTTAAtgatatgcatatgtacacacacttatatatatgcatgatAAATGCtgcaaatttttttatttaataaaaagctTAAGACTGTATACCagtttttttgttaattgaAAATACTTGTCTAGTAAACTTGCATGTATGAAAAggatatataaatgcatatgcatacatatcaAAGCATGCAATTGTTCGCATATTTCTAAAGAAAAGaatgcatattttcataaatagcgcaaaatatatatgcacataaaaaaattaaataattcaaagtgaaaaatttaatatataaataaaaaagcgcagaaaattaaaaaaaaaaaaacatgaaatgtattattaattcTATGAGGAAGAAAACAACATTCGTTATGATCTTATATAATCAACTGTTTtctacataaataaattaatctCTTTCCGCGATAAAAGTTAAGTAATTatctatttctttttcactTATTTGAACGAAGTTTGGATTTGTTTTTGACACGATAGCCATTTCAATTTCATTAGCTTTTAAATCAAAAGCAAGAATAGCTTGTAATGCTTCAATAGCTAGTATAATAGTGTTTTGTATGTCTTCTTCTAATGTTTCTTGttgtattttcttttttctcttttccAATAATCTTTCTAAAATACTTATACTTTCTTGTTCTTTGTTTCCAATAACACATGCTCTATACCCAGCACAAAAACCTGCTGgatcaaatttataaagtTCAGGTTTATTCTCTTCATTCATTCCAATGAGTATTCCAccttgaaaaaaaaaattgaaaaaatatgtatgtgcataaatttgataaaattgcatgactgttcatatttttatagataTTATCATTGCAAAATTTGCAATAAAAGCTATTTTtgaatgttttttttttttagctagccattttcttaatattttttctaaatgtATGAAcatgaaataatttttattaaacaaaatattgcACACACAAATGAaaagcatattttttgtgtttcTTTTTAAGCAAAATTCTTACTGCAAGCATGTAGTCTCATATAAGCATGTTGGGTAAATACTTGAATTTTATCACAAATATTTCTACATAATGTTTCAACATTTAAATTGTatccattattatataaatattcagaAGCCTCGGATCTGGCTTTGTAAACCATACTAAGACAATCTCCAGGCATACCAACCATGGAACATCCGATTTCA
This Plasmodium chabaudi chabaudi strain AS genome assembly, chromosome: 12 DNA region includes the following protein-coding sequences:
- a CDS encoding proteasome subunit alpha type-6, putative (term=annotation;date=20140220;qualifier=removed_product=proteasome subunit alpha, putative;qualifier=added_product=proteasome subunit alpha type-6, putative;curatorName=ucb@sanger.ac.uk;~pfam_scan;Pfam:PF10584.5; E()=7.8E-14;score=50.9;query 9-31;description=Proteasome_A_N;~pfam_scan;Pfam:PF00227.22; E()=6.4E-39;score=133.3;query 37-234;description=Proteasome;~iprscan;InterPro:IPR000426 : Proteasome alpha-subunit;SMART:SM00948; score=2.0E-10;query 9-31;description=Proteasome alpha-subunit, N-terminal domain;~iprscan;InterPro:IPR000426 : Proteasome alpha-subunit;Pfam:PF10584; score=7.5E-14;query 9-31;description=Proteasome alpha-subunit, N-terminal domain;~iprscan;InterPro:IPR029055 : Nucleophile aminohydrolases, N-terminal;Superfamily:SSF56235; score=1.75E-65;query 9-259;description=Nucleophile aminohydrolases, N-terminal;~iprscan;InterPro:IPR001353 : 20S proteasome, A and B subunits;Pfam:PF00227; score=6.6E-39;query 37-234;description=Proteasome, subunit alpha/beta;~iprscan;InterPro:IPR023332 : Proteasome A-type subunit;Prosite:PS51475; score=41.902;query 24-253;description=Proteasome alpha-type subunit), translating into MVRQSQSMYDRHLTIFSPDGNLYQIEYAIKAVKNTNITSLGVKGENCAVIISQKKMATQYITQDKLLDYNNITNIYNISDEIGCSMVGMPGDCLSMVYKARSEASEYLYNNGYNLNVETLCRNICDKIQVFTQHAYMRLHACSGILIGMNEENKPELYKFDPAGFCAGYRACVIGNKEQESISILERLLEKRKKKIQQETLEEDIQNTIILAIEALQAILAFDLKANEIEMAIVSKTNPNFVQISEKEIDNYLTFIAERD